The Roseococcus microcysteis genome contains a region encoding:
- the tssL gene encoding type VI secretion system protein TssL, long form, whose amino-acid sequence MSDNPFGEPDDADRTVIRGAGGAAPPPRAATPPPMPMGAAPRAQPLAGEAEALPRVGPGPLAAAASPLLEILARVANAGLAGAPNPEELRERTLRAFRQFEADARATGASAEEIRAAHYVLCAALDDVVLATPWGAQSAWSVKSMVSSFHQETRSGERVFDVLTAMMKDPGRFKGTLELTYLALSLGLQGKYRLMPRGAAELDRVREGLYQLLVQIRGEWERELSPRWRGVDAPHRGPSRSVPAWVAGAFALAALGGGWWWLGGGLGAAADGLYARMAALPPGAPPSIDRTAPPVPPAPPPPPPPTATPRPDVVPVLRRFLAPEIAERLVTVEADAQRVMVRLRNTGMFASASASVEPRYQDILRRIGEALREEPGQVLVLGHSDNVPIRTVRFPNNQALSEARARDAMRILVAANGDASRFTAEGRAEAEPLAPNTTAEGREQNRRVEVVLQREAR is encoded by the coding sequence ATGAGCGACAACCCCTTCGGCGAACCGGACGACGCGGACCGCACCGTGATCCGTGGCGCGGGCGGCGCCGCCCCGCCGCCCCGCGCCGCCACGCCTCCGCCCATGCCCATGGGAGCCGCGCCGCGCGCGCAGCCCCTGGCGGGCGAGGCCGAGGCGCTGCCGCGCGTGGGGCCGGGGCCGCTGGCCGCCGCCGCCTCGCCCTTGCTGGAAATCCTGGCGCGCGTGGCCAATGCGGGCCTGGCCGGCGCCCCCAACCCGGAGGAGCTGCGCGAGCGCACGCTGCGCGCCTTCCGCCAGTTCGAGGCCGATGCGCGGGCGACCGGTGCCAGCGCCGAGGAAATCCGCGCCGCGCATTATGTGCTTTGCGCCGCGCTGGATGATGTGGTGCTGGCCACCCCCTGGGGCGCGCAATCCGCCTGGTCGGTGAAGTCCATGGTGTCGAGCTTCCACCAGGAAACCCGCTCGGGCGAGCGCGTCTTCGACGTGCTGACGGCGATGATGAAGGACCCGGGCCGCTTCAAGGGCACGTTGGAACTGACCTACCTCGCGCTCTCGCTCGGGCTGCAGGGGAAGTATCGGCTGATGCCGCGCGGCGCGGCGGAACTCGATCGGGTGCGGGAGGGGCTGTACCAGCTTCTCGTCCAGATCCGGGGCGAATGGGAACGGGAACTTTCGCCGCGCTGGCGGGGCGTGGACGCGCCGCATCGCGGGCCCTCGCGCTCGGTGCCGGCCTGGGTGGCGGGCGCCTTCGCGCTGGCGGCGCTCGGCGGTGGCTGGTGGTGGCTGGGCGGCGGGCTGGGCGCGGCGGCGGATGGGCTCTATGCGCGCATGGCGGCCCTGCCGCCCGGCGCGCCGCCTTCCATTGACCGCACGGCGCCGCCCGTGCCGCCCGCGCCGCCGCCACCCCCGCCGCCCACCGCCACGCCGCGCCCCGACGTGGTGCCGGTGCTGCGCCGCTTCCTGGCGCCCGAGATCGCGGAGCGGCTCGTCACCGTCGAGGCCGATGCGCAGCGCGTCATGGTGCGGCTGCGGAACACGGGGATGTTCGCCTCGGCCTCCGCGAGCGTGGAGCCGCGCTACCAGGACATATTGCGCCGCATCGGCGAGGCGCTGCGCGAGGAACCCGGCCAGGTGCTGGTGCTGGGCCATTCGGACAACGTGCCCATCCGCACCGTGCGCTTCCCCAACAACCAGGCGCTGTCCGAGGCGCGGGCGCGGGACGCCATGCGCATCCTGGTCGCGGCCAATGGCGACGCGTCGCGCTTCACCGCCGAGGGCCGCGCGGAAGCCGAACCCCTCGCGCCCAACACCACCGCCGAGGGGCGCGAGCAGAACCGCCGCGTCGAGGTCGTGCTGCAAAGGGAGGCCCGGTGA
- a CDS encoding PP2C family protein-serine/threonine phosphatase, producing MSSSAATHPGAVRPRNEDQVVARPDLGLWAVADGAGGHGAGEVASGAIAEALEAIPPGLTAAEMLAQVRLRLAAVHAALRVRALARGPGGIIASTVVVLLLRGGHFAALWAGDSRLYLLREGVLRRVTRDHSAVQEMVDSGLLAEAEAERHPHANVITRAVGQEGEVVLDKVAERLLPGDQFLLCSDGLFKDLPEAGLGAMLAAGMEAPAFIEAALRAGARDNVSAVVVRV from the coding sequence ATGAGCAGCTCCGCCGCCACCCACCCCGGCGCGGTGCGGCCGCGCAACGAGGACCAGGTGGTGGCGCGGCCCGATCTCGGCCTCTGGGCCGTGGCCGATGGCGCGGGCGGCCATGGCGCGGGCGAGGTGGCGAGCGGCGCCATCGCCGAGGCGCTGGAGGCCATCCCGCCCGGGCTGACGGCGGCCGAGATGCTGGCCCAGGTGCGGCTGCGCCTCGCCGCCGTGCATGCGGCGCTGCGGGTGCGGGCGCTGGCGCGGGGGCCGGGCGGCATCATCGCCTCGACGGTCGTAGTGCTGCTGCTGCGGGGCGGGCATTTCGCGGCCCTCTGGGCCGGGGACAGCCGCCTCTATCTGCTGCGCGAGGGCGTGCTGCGCCGCGTGACGCGGGACCATTCCGCCGTGCAGGAGATGGTGGATTCCGGCCTGCTGGCCGAGGCGGAGGCCGAACGCCACCCGCACGCCAATGTCATCACCCGCGCCGTGGGGCAGGAGGGCGAGGTGGTGCTGGACAAGGTGGCTGAGCGCCTGCTGCCGGGCGACCAGTTCCTGCTGTGCAGCGACGGGCTGTTCAAGGATCTGCCGGAGGCGGGGCTGGGTGCCATGCTGGCGGCGGGGATGGAGGCGCCGGCCTTCATCGAGGCCGCGCTGCGCGCCGGTGCCCGCGACAATGTGAGCGCGGTGGTGGTGCGCGTGTGA
- the tagH gene encoding type VI secretion system-associated FHA domain protein TagH: MVLVLSVLRCPDQAVPEQRQVPGGEYTLGRGMECDWPLTDPDRVLSKRHCALEYLAGGWQLRDLSTNGTFVNGAAEPVGRDQVRPLRDGDRLRLGAYEIECRVVQEAGFGEARWASASALPDPMAPPPPSDIFAAPLPGLGPAGGTPAGGAPLLPSDFDPFAPDAPSHSLPDHRPGTQDVFIPPRATTPDLLPEDWNTPPAPPRAPDPADPFAHLPDPFADAPPPSGFRATPPAAAPRPPSPPAFTAPLPGLGPAPAPLPDPFAEAPPPAAFTAPLPGLGPAPAPLPDPFAEAPPPPAAPPPDPFAEPPGFAPVASPPPMSPPAPAPPPPMAMPGADGGLQAALEILLRGAGLPPAAPGTDPAAAIAQAGEALRAAVGGLRALLIARGDVKREFRIEQTMLRAAGNNPLKFAATDEAALQALLAPRGGGPEAVRETVEDLTAHQLATIAATQAAARALLARLAPAGLEAEQPTGGISLPGAREKRLWEAYRRLHQQVQDQFEDDFDSAFGKAFARAYEQATRGGR; the protein is encoded by the coding sequence ATGGTGCTGGTGCTCTCGGTGTTGCGCTGTCCCGACCAGGCCGTGCCCGAGCAGCGGCAGGTGCCCGGCGGCGAATACACGCTCGGCCGCGGCATGGAGTGCGACTGGCCGCTGACCGACCCCGACCGCGTGCTGTCCAAGCGGCATTGCGCGCTGGAATACTTGGCGGGCGGCTGGCAGCTGCGCGACCTCTCCACCAACGGCACCTTCGTGAATGGCGCGGCCGAGCCCGTGGGGCGCGACCAGGTGCGGCCGCTGCGCGATGGCGACCGGCTGCGGCTGGGCGCCTATGAGATCGAGTGCCGGGTGGTGCAGGAGGCGGGCTTCGGCGAGGCGCGCTGGGCCAGCGCGAGCGCCCTGCCGGACCCGATGGCGCCGCCGCCGCCCTCCGACATTTTCGCCGCACCCCTGCCCGGCCTCGGGCCGGCCGGCGGCACCCCGGCCGGGGGCGCGCCGCTGCTGCCCTCCGACTTCGACCCCTTCGCGCCCGATGCGCCCAGCCACAGCCTGCCCGACCACCGGCCCGGCACGCAGGACGTGTTCATCCCGCCCCGCGCGACCACGCCGGACCTGCTGCCGGAGGATTGGAACACCCCGCCCGCGCCGCCCCGCGCGCCCGACCCCGCCGACCCCTTCGCGCATCTGCCCGACCCCTTCGCCGATGCGCCGCCGCCATCCGGCTTCAGGGCGACCCCGCCGGCCGCCGCGCCCCGCCCGCCGTCCCCTCCCGCCTTCACCGCGCCGCTGCCCGGGCTGGGCCCGGCCCCGGCGCCCTTGCCGGACCCTTTCGCGGAAGCGCCGCCACCCGCCGCCTTCACCGCGCCGTTGCCCGGGCTGGGCCCCGCCCCGGCGCCCTTGCCGGACCCCTTCGCGGAAGCGCCACCACCGCCCGCCGCCCCACCGCCGGACCCTTTCGCGGAGCCGCCGGGCTTCGCCCCCGTCGCGTCGCCGCCGCCCATGTCCCCGCCAGCGCCCGCGCCGCCGCCTCCCATGGCCATGCCGGGCGCCGATGGCGGCCTGCAGGCCGCGCTGGAGATCCTGTTGCGGGGCGCGGGCCTGCCCCCCGCCGCCCCGGGCACCGACCCCGCCGCCGCCATCGCCCAGGCGGGAGAGGCGCTGCGCGCGGCGGTGGGCGGGCTGCGCGCCCTGCTGATCGCGCGCGGGGATGTGAAGCGGGAATTCCGCATCGAGCAGACCATGCTCCGCGCCGCCGGCAACAACCCGCTGAAATTCGCCGCGACGGACGAAGCCGCGCTCCAGGCCCTGCTGGCCCCGCGCGGCGGCGGGCCGGAGGCGGTGCGCGAAACGGTGGAGGACCTCACGGCCCACCAGCTCGCCACCATCGCCGCCACCCAGGCCGCCGCCCGCGCCCTGCTCGCGCGCCTCGCCCCCGCGGGGCTGGAGGCCGAGCAGCCCACGGGCGGCATCTCCCTGCCCGGCGCGCGGGAGAAGCGCCTGTGGGAGGCGTATCGGCGCCTGCACCAGCAGGTGCAGGACCAGTTCGAGGATGATTTCGACAGCGCCTTCGGCAAGGCCTTCGCACGCGCCTATGAGCAGGCGACGCGCGGCGGCCGCTGA
- a CDS encoding type VI secretion IcmF C-terminal domain-containing protein, with the protein MVEPHFQPLRDAAGPPIDGVLAILNDLYVQVARLANAPPGTVLPPSPGLDPGQRLLSEAQRQPEPLRSWLTSLAQATQRARAGGAQAAIAAGGAAQLGPFCRGLEQRFPFRRAMNAPDMPAGDFLRMFGPGGLMDSFFAQNIRPYADVTQNPWRPVAAEGLAPPISAADLAQFQRAQAIREAFFPGAGSTGFRFQLIPQGISAAATGAVLEASGAQHALTPGGGGRPIELAYPAEHPVTLRFDPPSSAGDLSFDGPWATLRLVFLSRVIATRDPDRFRLTVTRGDRSAEFLLVAQSSVNPFGLRELLEFRCPALPAPN; encoded by the coding sequence GTGGTGGAGCCGCATTTCCAGCCGCTGCGCGACGCCGCCGGCCCGCCCATTGACGGCGTGCTGGCGATATTGAACGACCTCTACGTGCAGGTGGCGCGGCTGGCCAATGCGCCGCCGGGCACGGTGCTGCCGCCCTCGCCCGGCCTCGATCCCGGGCAGCGGCTGCTCTCCGAGGCGCAGCGCCAGCCGGAGCCGCTGCGCTCCTGGCTGACCTCGCTCGCCCAGGCCACGCAGCGGGCGCGGGCGGGCGGCGCGCAGGCGGCCATCGCGGCGGGCGGGGCGGCGCAACTTGGCCCCTTTTGCCGGGGGCTGGAACAGCGCTTCCCCTTCCGCCGCGCCATGAACGCCCCCGACATGCCGGCGGGCGACTTCCTGCGGATGTTCGGCCCCGGCGGGCTGATGGACAGCTTCTTCGCGCAGAACATCCGCCCCTATGCGGACGTCACGCAGAACCCCTGGCGGCCGGTGGCGGCGGAGGGTCTGGCGCCGCCCATCTCGGCGGCGGACCTCGCGCAGTTCCAGCGCGCCCAGGCCATCCGCGAGGCCTTCTTCCCCGGTGCGGGCTCCACCGGCTTCCGCTTCCAGCTCATCCCGCAGGGGATTTCGGCGGCGGCGACGGGGGCGGTGCTGGAGGCCTCCGGCGCGCAGCACGCGCTGACGCCGGGGGGCGGCGGGCGGCCCATCGAGCTGGCCTATCCGGCCGAACACCCCGTCACGCTGCGCTTCGACCCGCCCTCCTCGGCGGGCGATCTCAGCTTCGACGGGCCCTGGGCCACGCTGCGGCTGGTGTTCCTCAGCCGCGTGATCGCCACGCGCGACCCGGACCGCTTCCGCCTGACCGTCACGCGGGGCGACCGCAGCGCGGAATTCCTGCTGGTGGCGCAGAGCAGCGTGAACCCCTTCGGGCTGCGCGAATTGCTGGAATTCCGCTGCCCCGCCCTGCCGGCCCCCAACTGA
- a CDS encoding DUF6931 family protein, whose amino-acid sequence MAAPPDKTPTDKMAVPLEPLLPRLELDEAGQEALRGLADATAGVARLVALERHSDAARLAAHALPRREAVWWACMCARAIPDPGRKPVDEAALLAAEAWVRRPEEATRRAAMAAAEAAAFRSAEAWAAVGAFWSGGSMAPEGQPAVPPAEHLTGVAVAGSVVLAAVRVRPERGPARLLRFVASARDIAAGGAGRMEPEGN is encoded by the coding sequence ATGGCCGCCCCCCCCGACAAGACGCCCACCGACAAGATGGCGGTGCCGCTCGAACCCCTGCTGCCGCGCCTCGAACTGGACGAGGCCGGGCAGGAGGCCCTGCGTGGCCTGGCCGATGCCACGGCGGGCGTGGCGCGGCTGGTGGCGCTGGAACGCCACAGCGACGCCGCGCGCCTCGCCGCCCATGCCCTGCCCCGGCGCGAGGCGGTGTGGTGGGCCTGCATGTGCGCGCGCGCCATCCCCGACCCCGGCCGCAAACCGGTGGACGAGGCCGCGCTGCTGGCCGCCGAGGCCTGGGTGCGCCGGCCGGAGGAGGCGACGCGCCGCGCGGCCATGGCGGCGGCCGAGGCCGCGGCCTTCCGCAGCGCGGAGGCCTGGGCGGCGGTGGGGGCCTTCTGGTCGGGCGGCAGCATGGCGCCCGAGGGCCAGCCCGCCGTTCCCCCGGCCGAGCATTTGACGGGCGTGGCCGTGGCCGGCTCCGTCGTCCTGGCCGCCGTGCGCGTGCGGCCCGAGCGCGGGCCCGCGCGGCTGCTGCGCTTCGTGGCCTCGGCGCGCGACATCGCGGCCGGGGGGGCGGGGCGGATGGAACCGGAAGGGAACTGA
- the tagF gene encoding type VI secretion system-associated protein TagF: MATGLFGKLPAHGDFVRRALPRGFTDPWDDWLSRGMEAARAALGEDWAAAWEATPPWRFRLAPGACGPHAVMGVLVTSADLVGRRFPLTLAAVLPAAALPAPPEWYAALEEAALVARAGGLDADALAARLPPAPPDDPDATLDGRSLFWSEGLAPRPMPTDFLSLLAVPA, translated from the coding sequence ATGGCCACCGGGCTGTTCGGCAAGCTTCCGGCGCATGGCGACTTCGTGCGCCGCGCCTTGCCGCGCGGCTTCACCGACCCCTGGGATGACTGGCTCTCGCGCGGGATGGAGGCGGCGCGCGCCGCGCTCGGCGAGGATTGGGCGGCGGCCTGGGAGGCCACGCCCCCCTGGCGCTTCCGCCTCGCGCCAGGCGCCTGCGGGCCGCACGCGGTGATGGGCGTGCTGGTGACCTCGGCCGACCTGGTGGGGCGGCGCTTTCCGCTGACGCTCGCCGCCGTGTTGCCCGCCGCCGCCCTGCCGGCGCCGCCCGAATGGTATGCCGCGCTGGAGGAGGCCGCGCTGGTGGCCCGCGCGGGCGGGCTGGACGCCGATGCGCTGGCCGCGCGCCTGCCCCCCGCCCCGCCGGACGATCCCGACGCCACGCTGGACGGGCGCAGCCTGTTCTGGAGCGAGGGCCTGGCCCCACGCCCCATGCCGACGGATTTCCTCTCGCTGCTGGCGGTGCCTGCATGA
- the tssM gene encoding type VI secretion system membrane subunit TssM, with protein sequence MVCHHRPPGSGKTTALLNSGLEFPLAEGRVAGVGGTRFCDWWLSERAVLIDTAGRYTTQDSDAAADKGGWERFLDLLKKNRPRQPLNGVLVAFGVDMLAKLDAPQREAHARSVRRRVKELETRLGQRLPVYFLVTKSDLLPGFIEFFDDLDKTQREQVWGFTFPPSAAPEGLAAQFGTEFAALQERLMARLIERLQNERGPAQRSLIAGFPAQFASLEGALSAFVQAAFGGSKLDPAPFLRGVYFTSGTQEGTPLDRLAGALSRSFGLDPARPAGIMGQRGRAYFLGRPLREVVFNEARLAANDTGAEKRRRLVQIGAWAAALLLVLGGGAWGWMASGTEEARNARLATAVTAAEQAGAGAPLDRVTSPDLSGVLGYLEAARALPPAASGPGPGLGLSQEELLEQGAQSAYRRALDRVLLPRLLARLETQIREGIQRPEFLYEAVRVYLMLGRQGPLDRALVREWFALDWQTTFPGAVNQPGREALARHLDAMLASPLASYPLDGALVDQARRVFSRLPMAQRVYGRLRPLAENVPAWTPAPHLGPAGQRYFVRPSGRPLTEGVPGLFTIRGLYTAVLPRLPQAVLEAASESWVLGPEAATGGAGDPRRLEADILALYAADYVRAWEALLGDLVLPPLTSLNASAEALNLLGAPNSPMKDLLRAIARELSPGTAPEGVAAAQGAAAQAAQAAAQAAGAAASRLAAAVGAAAGEGGPPSSPGWWSRISSRCATPPARPLTACWRY encoded by the coding sequence CTGGTATGTCATCATCGGCCCCCCGGCTCGGGCAAGACGACGGCGCTGCTGAACAGCGGCCTGGAATTCCCCCTGGCCGAGGGCCGCGTGGCCGGCGTCGGCGGCACGCGCTTCTGCGACTGGTGGCTGAGTGAGCGCGCGGTGCTGATTGACACCGCCGGCCGCTACACGACGCAGGACAGCGACGCGGCGGCCGACAAGGGCGGGTGGGAACGCTTCCTGGATTTGCTCAAGAAGAACCGACCGCGCCAGCCCTTGAACGGGGTGCTGGTGGCCTTCGGGGTAGACATGCTGGCGAAGCTGGACGCCCCGCAGCGCGAGGCCCATGCGCGCTCCGTCCGCCGCCGCGTGAAGGAGCTGGAGACGCGGCTGGGCCAGCGCCTGCCGGTCTATTTCCTCGTGACGAAAAGCGATCTGCTGCCCGGCTTCATCGAGTTCTTCGACGACCTCGACAAGACGCAGCGCGAACAGGTCTGGGGCTTCACCTTCCCGCCCAGCGCGGCACCCGAGGGGCTGGCCGCGCAGTTCGGCACCGAGTTCGCCGCGCTGCAAGAGCGCCTGATGGCGCGGTTGATCGAGCGTTTGCAGAACGAGCGCGGGCCGGCGCAGCGTTCGCTCATCGCGGGCTTCCCGGCGCAGTTCGCCTCACTGGAGGGCGCGCTCTCCGCCTTCGTGCAGGCGGCTTTCGGCGGATCGAAGCTGGACCCAGCGCCCTTCCTGCGCGGCGTCTATTTTACGTCCGGCACGCAGGAGGGCACGCCGCTCGATCGGCTGGCGGGGGCGCTGTCGCGCAGCTTCGGCCTCGACCCCGCGCGGCCCGCGGGCATCATGGGCCAGCGCGGCCGCGCCTATTTCCTCGGCCGACCACTGCGCGAGGTGGTGTTCAACGAGGCGCGCCTGGCCGCCAACGACACGGGCGCCGAGAAGCGCCGGCGCCTCGTGCAGATCGGCGCCTGGGCGGCCGCGCTGCTGCTGGTGCTGGGCGGCGGCGCCTGGGGCTGGATGGCGAGCGGCACGGAGGAGGCGCGCAACGCACGCCTCGCCACGGCCGTCACGGCGGCCGAGCAGGCCGGCGCCGGCGCGCCGCTGGACCGCGTGACCAGCCCCGACCTCTCGGGCGTGCTGGGCTATCTGGAGGCGGCGCGCGCCCTGCCGCCCGCCGCCTCCGGGCCGGGGCCGGGGCTGGGCCTCAGCCAGGAGGAATTGCTGGAGCAGGGCGCGCAGAGCGCCTATCGCCGCGCGCTGGACCGCGTGCTGCTGCCCCGCCTGCTGGCGCGGCTGGAGACCCAGATCCGCGAGGGCATCCAGCGGCCGGAATTCCTCTACGAGGCCGTGCGCGTCTATCTGATGCTGGGCCGCCAGGGGCCGCTCGACCGCGCGCTGGTGCGCGAATGGTTCGCGCTGGACTGGCAGACCACCTTCCCGGGTGCCGTGAACCAGCCGGGGCGCGAGGCGCTGGCGCGGCATCTCGACGCCATGCTGGCCTCGCCGCTCGCGTCCTATCCGCTGGATGGCGCGCTGGTGGACCAGGCGCGGCGCGTCTTCTCGCGCCTGCCCATGGCGCAGCGCGTCTATGGAAGGCTGCGCCCGCTGGCCGAGAACGTGCCCGCCTGGACGCCCGCGCCGCATCTGGGCCCCGCCGGGCAGCGCTATTTCGTGCGGCCCTCGGGCCGGCCGCTGACCGAGGGGGTGCCGGGCCTCTTCACCATCCGGGGCCTCTACACGGCGGTGCTGCCGCGCCTGCCCCAGGCGGTGCTGGAGGCGGCCAGCGAAAGCTGGGTGCTGGGGCCCGAGGCGGCGACCGGCGGCGCCGGCGATCCGCGCCGGCTGGAGGCGGACATCCTGGCCCTCTACGCCGCCGACTACGTCCGCGCCTGGGAAGCCCTGCTGGGCGACCTGGTGCTGCCGCCGCTGACCAGCCTGAACGCCTCGGCCGAGGCGCTGAACCTGCTCGGCGCGCCCAATTCGCCGATGAAGGATCTGCTGCGGGCCATCGCGCGGGAACTCTCGCCCGGCACGGCGCCGGAGGGCGTCGCGGCGGCGCAGGGCGCGGCCGCGCAGGCGGCCCAGGCGGCGGCGCAGGCGGCGGGGGCCGCGGCCTCACGCCTGGCGGCCGCGGTGGGCGCGGCGGCGGGCGAGGGGGGGCCACCCTCGTCGCCCGGGTGGTGGAGCCGCATTTCCAGCCGCTGCGCGACGCCGCCGGCCCGCCCATTGACGGCGTGCTGGCGATATTGA
- a CDS encoding PAAR domain-containing protein produces the protein MSTPAPVPVPHIGGPVLTGMPTVLTGGLPQARITDLCMCVGPPDTIVKGSMTVLVGNLPAARIGDSCAHGGALIMGWPTVLIGG, from the coding sequence ATGTCCACCCCGGCGCCCGTGCCGGTGCCGCATATCGGCGGCCCTGTGCTGACCGGCATGCCCACCGTGCTGACCGGCGGGCTGCCCCAGGCGCGCATCACCGACCTGTGCATGTGCGTGGGCCCGCCCGACACCATCGTGAAGGGCAGCATGACCGTGCTGGTCGGCAACCTGCCGGCGGCACGCATTGGCGACAGCTGCGCGCATGGCGGGGCGCTCATCATGGGGTGGCCCACGGTGCTCATCGGCGGTTGA
- the tssK gene encoding type VI secretion system baseplate subunit TssK → MAWNDKVVWQEGMFLRAQHFQQQDRYFEALLQARAAPLRPHPWGITELALDRDLLAAGKFALSNVAGILEDGTPFAIPGSADQPPPLDLPEGTRNQVVYLALPVRQPGSPEVAAGVEDGAGRARYGLSAFDAYDTHSDATLPAQLALGRPRLRFMLESEERAGFTCLGLARIVEVQADRRVVVDDRFIPPCLRASAVPPLANILSELVGMLGQRAEALAARLSQPGARGVGEVADFLLLQAINRNLPLLAHYADAGLVHPEELFRVLVQLAGELATFTAPDKRASAYPAYRHDDLQRSFAPVIADLRRSLSAVLETTAVEIPLQERSHGVRVGPILDRNLLRGGQFVLTVMADMPAENTRRLFPNQVKIGAVEHIRELVHVALPGIIVRPLPVAPRQIPFHAGAVYFELDRGSPHWQQMQTSGGFAIHVSGDFPNLRLSLWAIRADR, encoded by the coding sequence ATGGCGTGGAACGACAAGGTCGTCTGGCAGGAGGGCATGTTCCTCCGCGCCCAGCACTTCCAGCAGCAGGACCGCTATTTCGAGGCGCTGCTCCAGGCGCGCGCCGCGCCGCTGCGCCCGCACCCCTGGGGCATCACGGAACTCGCGCTGGACCGCGACCTGCTGGCCGCCGGCAAGTTCGCCCTGTCCAACGTGGCCGGCATCCTGGAGGATGGCACGCCCTTCGCCATCCCGGGCAGCGCCGACCAGCCCCCGCCGCTCGACCTGCCGGAGGGCACGCGCAACCAGGTGGTCTATCTCGCTTTGCCGGTGCGCCAGCCGGGCAGCCCGGAGGTGGCCGCCGGCGTGGAGGATGGCGCGGGCCGCGCGCGCTACGGGCTTTCCGCCTTCGACGCCTATGACACCCATTCGGACGCCACCCTGCCGGCGCAACTCGCGCTCGGCCGCCCGCGCCTGCGCTTCATGCTGGAGAGCGAGGAACGCGCGGGCTTCACCTGCCTCGGCCTCGCGCGCATCGTGGAGGTGCAGGCCGACCGGCGCGTGGTGGTGGATGACCGCTTCATCCCGCCCTGCCTGCGCGCCTCGGCCGTGCCGCCGCTGGCCAACATCCTCTCCGAACTCGTGGGCATGCTGGGCCAGCGGGCCGAGGCCCTGGCCGCGCGCCTCTCCCAGCCCGGCGCGCGCGGCGTGGGCGAGGTGGCGGATTTCCTCCTGCTCCAGGCCATCAACCGCAACCTGCCGCTGCTGGCGCACTACGCCGATGCGGGGCTGGTGCATCCGGAGGAGCTGTTCCGGGTGCTGGTGCAGCTCGCCGGCGAACTCGCCACCTTCACGGCACCCGACAAGCGCGCGAGCGCCTATCCGGCCTATCGGCACGACGACCTGCAACGCAGCTTTGCGCCCGTGATCGCGGACCTCCGCCGCAGCCTTTCGGCCGTGCTGGAGACGACGGCGGTGGAAATCCCCTTGCAGGAGCGCAGCCACGGCGTGCGCGTGGGCCCCATCCTGGACCGCAACCTGCTGCGCGGGGGGCAATTCGTGCTGACCGTGATGGCCGACATGCCGGCCGAGAACACGCGGCGCCTCTTCCCCAACCAGGTGAAGATCGGCGCGGTGGAGCATATCCGGGAACTGGTGCACGTGGCCCTGCCCGGCATCATCGTGCGGCCCCTGCCGGTGGCGCCCCGGCAGATCCCCTTCCACGCGGGCGCCGTCTATTTCGAGCTGGACCGCGGCTCACCCCATTGGCAGCAGATGCAGACCAGCGGCGGCTTCGCGATCCATGTCTCGGGGGATTTTCCCAATCTGCGCCTGAGCCTCTGGGCCATCCGGGCGGATCGGTGA
- a CDS encoding Hcp family type VI secretion system effector yields the protein MAIFLKLGDIKGETTQLTHKDWIEVNSFQFGVGRGISSGVGGGSKREATAPSVSEIVVTKTMDIASPLILKAAIGGKAVVTKIELTQTDNNGKHVSFQKYILTDTLVSGYSISSGGDRPTESISLNFTKIDSEYLDINDKFESKTTGHVIYDIAKSELT from the coding sequence ATGGCTATCTTCCTGAAGCTGGGCGACATCAAGGGAGAGACCACGCAGCTCACCCACAAGGACTGGATCGAGGTGAACTCCTTCCAGTTCGGCGTGGGCCGCGGCATCTCCTCCGGCGTGGGCGGCGGCTCCAAGCGCGAGGCGACGGCCCCCTCCGTCAGCGAGATCGTCGTCACCAAGACGATGGACATCGCCTCGCCGCTCATCCTCAAGGCCGCGATCGGCGGGAAGGCCGTGGTCACCAAGATCGAGCTGACCCAGACCGACAACAACGGCAAGCACGTCTCGTTCCAGAAGTACATCCTGACCGACACGCTGGTCTCGGGCTACAGCATCTCCTCCGGCGGTGACCGGCCGACCGAGAGCATCAGCCTGAACTTCACCAAGATCGACAGCGAATATCTCGACATCAACGACAAGTTCGAGTCGAAGACGACGGGCCACGTGATCTACGACATCGCGAAGTCCGAACTGACCTGA